Below is a window of Cystobacter ferrugineus DNA.
CACGCGCGCCTCCTGCAGGCAGCTCGACTTCGACAGCCCCTCCACCACCGTGCCGAACATGCTCGGGGGAATGGCGAGGTAGTGCAGTGGACGCTGGGCCTTGCCGAGCGCCTCGCGCACCAGGGCGAAGGTCTTGGGGTCGCGGTAGTCCCCATCCACGTAGCGCAGGAGCTGGCACAGGCGCTCGAGCGAGGCCGGATCGTCCTGGCCATGCGCCTGGATGCTCTCGCGGGCGCGCTGCCGCAGCCGCTCCAGGTTCCAGTCCGCCTTGGCCACGCCGATGATGGGCACGGACAGGTGCTCGCGCGCCACCAGTGCCTGAAGCGCGGGGAAGATCTGCTTGAAGGCGAGGTCTCCGGTGGCACCGAAGAACACGAGGGCATCGGACGGCTGAGCGGTCATGACTCACCCGCCTCCTTTCTTCTCCAGGTGGCCACCGAAGGCGAAGCGCATGGCGGACTGGACCTTGTTGGCGAAGTCCGCCTCGCCCTGGCTGGTGAAGCGCGAGTACAAGGCGCTGGCGAGCACGGGGGTGGGCACGCCCTCGTCGATGGCGGCCTGCTGCGTCCACCTCCCCTCTCCCGAGTCGGACACGCGGCCGGAGAAGTCACTCAGCTCGGGATTCCTGCCCAGCGCCTGGGCCGTCAGGTCGAGCAACCACGAGCCGATGACGCTGCCGCGCCGCCACACCTCGACCACGTCGGGCAGGTGGAAGTCGTACTGGTAGGCGCGAGGCTCCCGCAAGGGGGCGGTCTCCGCGTCGGCCTTGGGGGGATGGCGGCCCACGTTGGCGTGGTGGAGCACGGCGAGCCCCTCGGCGTAGGCGGCCATGAGGCTGTATTCGATGCCGTTGTGCACCATCTTCACGAAGTGGCCGGCCCCATTGGGACCACAGTGCAGCCAGCCCTGCTCCGCGGGAGAGGGAGGGCCCTCGCGGCCCGGCGTCCGGGGCGCGGCGGAGACCCCCGGGGCCAGCGCGGAGAAGATGGAGTGCAGCCGGTGCACGGGCCCCGGCTCGCCGCCAATCATCAGGCAATACCCCCGCTCCTGGCCCCACACCCCGCCGCTCACGCCCACGTCCACGTAGTGCAGGCCCCGCTCCCGCAGCTCCGCCGCCCGGCGCAGGTCATCGCGGTAGTGGGAATTGCCGCCCTCGATGATCGTGTCTCCGGGCTCGAGCAGGGCCGCCAGGTCGCGCAGCGTGTCGTCCACCACGCCCGCGGGCAGCATCAGCCACACCGAGCGCGGCGCGGGAAGCTGGCGCACCAACTCCGACAGGGAGAAGGCCCCCTTGGCGCCGTCGCGCTGGAGCCACTCCACGCTCTCGCGGCGCACGTCGTGGACGACGCAGCGGTGTCCCGCCACGAGCAGCCGGCGCACCATCGAGGAGCCCATCCGGCCCAGCCCGATCATTCCCAAGTCCATCGCAGTCCTCTCCGCGTCCAGGCCGCCTGGACGCTCGCCGTCTGACGGGTGCCGCCCTTCACACTGCGCACGCGGTGGCCCCCTGGCAGGACGCTCCTTGGACCCAGGTCCAGGCAACCAGGCGACGGACTCCGCCGCGTTGCCAGGGGCCCGGCGGCACCCAAGCTTGAAACCAATGTCTTGGCCCATCGAGGACTACGCCCTCATCGGCGATACTCAGACAGCGGCGTTGGTGGCCCGGGACGGGTCCATCGACTGGCTGTGTCTGCCGCGTTTCGACTCGGGTGCCTGCTTCGCGGCCCTGCTGGGGCATCCCGAGCATGGCCGCTGGAAGATCGCGCCCGCGGGCCCCAGGGTGCCCCGGGTGAGGCGGCGCTACCGTCCGGACAGCCTCGTGCTGGAGACGGAATTCACCACGCCGGAGGGGGTGGTGCGGGTGGTGGACTGCATGCCGCCGCGCGACTGCACCCCGGACGTCGTCCGCGTGGTGGAGGGCGTGCGGGGCCGGGTGCCCATGCACATGCAGCTCGTCATCCGCTTCGACTATGGCTCGATGGTGCCCTGGGTGACGCGGGAGGCGGGCGAGTGGCGCGCGGTGGCGGGCCCGGACGCGCTCAGCCTCTACACGCCCGTGGCGGTGCACGGCCACCACCTCACCACGGTGGCGGACTTCACCGTCTCCGAGGGCCAGCGCATCCCCTTCGTCCTGCGCTGGCACCCCTCGCACGAGCCCGCGCCCAGGCCGCTGGATGGACTGGAGGCGCTCGCGGACACCGAGGAGTGGTGGAAGGAGTGGTTCGGCCACTGCACCTACCAGGGCGCCTGGAGCGAGGCGGTGCGCACGTCGCTGATGACGCTCAAGGCGCTCACCTACGCGCCCACGGGGGGAATCGTCGCGGCGGCCACCACGTCGCTGCCCGAGCGGCTCGGCGGCCAGCGCAACTGGGACTACCGCTTCTGCTGGCTGCGCGACGCGACCTTCACCCTGTACGCGCTGTCGCTCGGAGGCTTCCGGGAGGAGGCCGAGGCGTGGCGCTCCTGGCTCATGCGCTCGGTGGCGGGCGACGCGTCCAAGTTGCAGATCATGTATGGCGTTGCGGGCGAGCGGCGGCTCCCGGAGCTGGACCTGGGGTGGCTGCCCGGCTATGGGCACTCGCGGCCGGTGCGCATTGGCAACGCCGCGGTCGGTCAACTCCAGTTGGATGTCTATGGCGAGGTGATGGACGCGCTCCACCAGTCGCACCGCATGGGGCTGCGGGATGACCCGCGGGCCTGGGACGTGGCGCTCGTGCTGATGGACTTCCTCGAGTCCGGCTGGAAGCAGCCCGACT
It encodes the following:
- the gnd gene encoding phosphogluconate dehydrogenase (NAD(+)-dependent, decarboxylating), translating into MDLGMIGLGRMGSSMVRRLLVAGHRCVVHDVRRESVEWLQRDGAKGAFSLSELVRQLPAPRSVWLMLPAGVVDDTLRDLAALLEPGDTIIEGGNSHYRDDLRRAAELRERGLHYVDVGVSGGVWGQERGYCLMIGGEPGPVHRLHSIFSALAPGVSAAPRTPGREGPPSPAEQGWLHCGPNGAGHFVKMVHNGIEYSLMAAYAEGLAVLHHANVGRHPPKADAETAPLREPRAYQYDFHLPDVVEVWRRGSVIGSWLLDLTAQALGRNPELSDFSGRVSDSGEGRWTQQAAIDEGVPTPVLASALYSRFTSQGEADFANKVQSAMRFAFGGHLEKKGGG
- a CDS encoding glycoside hydrolase family 15 protein gives rise to the protein MSWPIEDYALIGDTQTAALVARDGSIDWLCLPRFDSGACFAALLGHPEHGRWKIAPAGPRVPRVRRRYRPDSLVLETEFTTPEGVVRVVDCMPPRDCTPDVVRVVEGVRGRVPMHMQLVIRFDYGSMVPWVTREAGEWRAVAGPDALSLYTPVAVHGHHLTTVADFTVSEGQRIPFVLRWHPSHEPAPRPLDGLEALADTEEWWKEWFGHCTYQGAWSEAVRTSLMTLKALTYAPTGGIVAAATTSLPERLGGQRNWDYRFCWLRDATFTLYALSLGGFREEAEAWRSWLMRSVAGDASKLQIMYGVAGERRLPELDLGWLPGYGHSRPVRIGNAAVGQLQLDVYGEVMDALHQSHRMGLRDDPRAWDVALVLMDFLESGWKQPDSGLWEVRGQPQHFTYSKVMAWVAFDRAVKTVERYGLEGPVGHWREVRDAIHREVCQRSYNPGRGAFTQAYGSDNLDASLLLLPLVGFVSPRDPRMVGTVRAIERELMYQGLVRRYHTHETDDGLPPGEGLFLACSFWLADNYVLQGRLREAEVLFERLLGLRNDVGLLAEEYEPSLRRQLGNFPQAFSHVGLINTAFNLERHRIGPALHRRENHIGEPVAATPAP